One genomic region from Quercus robur chromosome 4, dhQueRobu3.1, whole genome shotgun sequence encodes:
- the LOC126721471 gene encoding uncharacterized protein LOC126721471 gives MHEGETLKAYSDRYWEMYNEMNKNHDDVAISTFKSSLPIEHSLRKSLTGKPITSVRQLMDRIDKYKRVEEDQLQGKGKEKIIPLKGNDYRSEQYNSNQPRRDFSRHAGQTNMLAVNAVFREPVQQVLEKVKNEPFFKWPSKMAGDSLKRN, from the coding sequence ATGCACGAAGGGGAAACCTTAAAGGCGtattcggataggtattgggagatgtataacgaGATGAATAAAAAccacgatgacgtcgccattagCACGTTCAAAAGTAGTCTCCCCATTGAGCACAGTTTAAGGAAGTCTCTAACTGGTAAACCCATCACCAGCGTTCGCCAACTGATGGACAGGATTGACAAatacaaaagggtggaagagGACCAGCTACAAGGtaaaggaaaggagaagatcatcCCCCTCAAAGGGAATGATTACAGGTCGGAACAATATAACAGTAACCAGCCGAGAAGGGATTTTTCGAGACATGCTGGACAAACCAACATGCTAGCGGTtaatgccgtattcagagagccggtGCAACAGGTTCTGGAGAAAGTAAAAAATGAGCCTTTCTTCAAATGGCCGAGTAAAATGGCCGGAGACTCCTTAAAGCGCAACTAG